In Pseudomonadota bacterium, the genomic stretch TCCGGTTCGCGAAGGACGATGGGACCGCCTTCGGGCTCGGCCCGTGCTGCGGTGAACCGGACACCGGGAGCCGCACGGCGGAGTTCGTCTTCACGGTCCGGCGAAAAGACGGCGCTTTCCGCGTCATGGAGCTGCCGGTGTACATGCCGTGATCGCGAGCGCGCCGAGCTCTCGGCCAAGGGCAGACACCTCCCCGCTTGTCCTCGCGCCCGAACCGGTTTAGCTTTCCATCTGCGCCAAAAGAGGCGCCCAATGAGGAGAGACGAAGATGCCAAACCCGACAGCGGTGTTCGACACGAGCCTCGGCACGTTCAAGGCCGAGATCTACCTGGACAAGATGCCCGTCACCGCGGGCAACTTCCTCACGCTCGCAAAGGAAGGTTTCTACGACGGCCTCCACTTTCACCGCGTCATCAAGGGGTTCATGTGCCAGTTCGGCTGCCCGCACAGCCGCGATCCGAAGAGCCCGCGCGCCGGCACCGGCGGCCCGCCGCACGGGACGATCCAGGACGAGCACCCGGCGAACGCGAAGCTCTCCAACGAGCCGGGCACGCTCTCCATGGCGAACACTGGCCAGCCGAACAGCGGCGGCTCGCAGTTCTTCATCAACACCGTGCACAACCACTACCTCGACTGGTTCACGCCGGGCGCGTCGAAGCACCCCGTGTTCGGCAAGGTGACCGAGGGCACGGACGTCCTCAAGAAGATCGAGACGACGCCCACGGCCGCCGGCGACCGACCGGTCACGCCCGTCAAGATGAACAAGATCACGGTGGTCGAGTAGCCCGTTGGCGTCCCCCGGACCAGGCGCGGATCCCCACGCCGCCATGATGGTCGAGGCGTTCCGGCTCGCGCGAGAGGCGATGGCCGACGGGCGCGGCGGTCCGTTCGGCGCGGTCGTCGTCAGGGGCGGGACGATCGTCGGCCGCGGCGCGAACCGCGTGGTGCGCGAGGCGGATCCGACGGCGCACGCGGAGGTGGTCGCCATCCGCGAGGCGTGCCGCGCGCTCGGGACGCACGATCTGTCCGGCACCACGATCTACGCGACGTGCGAGCCGTGCCCGATGTGCCTCGCCGCGATCTACTGGGCGCACATCGACAGGATCTTCTTCGCGGGCTCGCACGAGGACGCCTCGGACGCCGGGTTCGACGACTCCCTCATCTACCGGGAGCTGCGCGCACCGAGGGACGCCCGCAAAGTTCCGATGATCGAGTACGACCGCGCCGAGGCGAAGAGGCTCTTCGACGAGTGGCGCGCGAACCCGGACCGCGTTTCCTACTGACGTTAGCCGCGCGGCCTTCCGGCCAGGCCGGAGAACCGGGTCGTCCGCGTGTCGACCGCCGCGGCGAGCACATCCGAGGTGCCGACGATCGTCGCCCGCGCCCTCGCACGGGTCAGCGCCGTGTACAGGAGCTCCCGCGTGGTGACGGGCGACGGAGCCAGCGGCAGCAGCACGATGACGTCGTCGTACTCCGAGCCCTGGCTCTTGTGCACGGTGATGGCGAACGCCGTCTCGTGCGCCGCGAGCTGCCCGGGCCGAAGCGCGCGGAGCCCGCCGTCCGCGGCTGCGAAGAAGATCGATGGATCCCGGCCCGGCGCCTCCCGGCTCACGACTCCGACGTCCCCGTTGAACACGCCGGCGCGCGGGGAGTTCTCGAGCACGATGATCGGGCGGCCGTCGTACCACGGGTCGCCCGGATCCCTTCGGCCTTCGCCCGCGAGTCGCCTTTCGATCTCGCGGTTGACGTGCGTCGAGCCGAGCGGACCGTTGCGGTGAGCGCAGAGGACGCCGAGCCGCGACATGGCCTCGAGGCGGCGCGCGGGATCCCGCTCGGTGAGCACGTCCGAGAACGCCTCCGCGCCCCGGCGGACGATCGACTCCAGCGCCGCGCGCCCGTCCGCGGGACGCTCGAGCCGTACCTCGTCCCCGAAGCGCCCGGCCTCCAGCGCGGCGAGGAGCTCGCGCGAACGGCCGGCGTTCAAGAGCCGCGCGGCGCCCCCGAGCGCGCTCGAGTCGCCGAACCTGTAGCTCCGCTCGAGCTCCGTGATCCACGGGGCGCCGGCGCCGCCCGCGCAGAGATCCGCGAGCACCGCGCCCGCCTGCACCGACGCGAGCTGGTTCTTGTCGCCCATCAGGATCACCCGCGTCGAGGAGGGCACCGCGTCGAGGAGGGCGGTCATGAGATCCAGGTCGACCATGGACGCCTCGTCGACGGCGACGACGTCGAACGGGAGCCTGTGGCGCGCGTCGAAAAGGAAGCGGCGCTCTCCCCGCGGCCCGAAGCCGAGGAGCCTATGGAGGGTCGACGCCTGGTCCGGGATCATCGCGGCGATCTCCTTCGCGCAGCGGAGCTCGGGCTTCCGCTCCCCTCGTTTGGCCGCGCCGACCGCCGCCGCCATCCGGGCCGCCGCCTTCCCGGTCGGCGCCGCGAGGGCGATGCGGGGCGCCCTCCCCTCCGCGGCTACGAACCCTTCCACGATGCGGGCGAGGTCGCTCGCGAGAGCGCTCGTCTTGCCCGTCCCCGGCCCCCCGGTGACAACCGAGAGGCGCGACGGCGGCGCCGTCCTCGTGAGGAGGTGGCGCGCGAGCCGCGACTCGGTCTCGGCGATCCTATGCAGGTAGAGGAGATC encodes the following:
- a CDS encoding peptidylprolyl isomerase, whose product is MPNPTAVFDTSLGTFKAEIYLDKMPVTAGNFLTLAKEGFYDGLHFHRVIKGFMCQFGCPHSRDPKSPRAGTGGPPHGTIQDEHPANAKLSNEPGTLSMANTGQPNSGGSQFFINTVHNHYLDWFTPGASKHPVFGKVTEGTDVLKKIETTPTAAGDRPVTPVKMNKITVVE
- a CDS encoding nucleoside deaminase — protein: MMVEAFRLAREAMADGRGGPFGAVVVRGGTIVGRGANRVVREADPTAHAEVVAIREACRALGTHDLSGTTIYATCEPCPMCLAAIYWAHIDRIFFAGSHEDASDAGFDDSLIYRELRAPRDARKVPMIEYDRAEAKRLFDEWRANPDRVSY
- the recD gene encoding exodeoxyribonuclease V subunit alpha, yielding MTPTIRELVEAGLFRPVDAAFAAALGRLAGETDPLALLGAAAARAFSGRGHVCVDLAALGDHPIRGWEGEDLALGDWPSAAVWRERLRASALVSRDCEAAPLVLDGDLLYLHRIAETESRLARHLLTRTAPPSRLSVVTGGPGTGKTSALASDLARIVEGFVAAEGRAPRIALAAPTGKAAARMAAAVGAAKRGERKPELRCAKEIAAMIPDQASTLHRLLGFGPRGERRFLFDARHRLPFDVVAVDEASMVDLDLMTALLDAVPSSTRVILMGDKNQLASVQAGAVLADLCAGGAGAPWITELERSYRFGDSSALGGAARLLNAGRSRELLAALEAGRFGDEVRLERPADGRAALESIVRRGAEAFSDVLTERDPARRLEAMSRLGVLCAHRNGPLGSTHVNREIERRLAGEGRRDPGDPWYDGRPIIVLENSPRAGVFNGDVGVVSREAPGRDPSIFFAAADGGLRALRPGQLAAHETAFAITVHKSQGSEYDDVIVLLPLAPSPVTTRELLYTALTRARARATIVGTSDVLAAAVDTRTTRFSGLAGRPRG